In Geobacter anodireducens, a genomic segment contains:
- a CDS encoding type I glyceraldehyde-3-phosphate dehydrogenase, whose translation MALRVAINGFGRIGRSVLRAATKEKGIEIVAINDLTDAKTLAHLLKYDSVHGPFPGKVEVGDGAIIVNGKPITIIAERNPELLPWKKMKIDVVLEATGLFTAREKAELHLKAGAKKVIISAPATNEDITIVMGVNHDAYDPKKHNIISNASCTTNCLAPVAKVLHETFGIEKGLVTTVHSYTNDQQILDLPHKDLRRARAAAMSMIPTTTGAAKAVSLVLPELKGKLDGMAIRVPTPNVSVVDLVVTLKKKTDAEKVNAALKKAAKGSLKGILRFEEEPLVSIDFNGTTHSSIVDAPSTKVIDGTMVKVLSWYDNETGFSNRVVDLMKLIASK comes from the coding sequence CCAAGGAGAAGGGTATTGAGATCGTTGCCATCAACGACCTCACCGACGCCAAGACCCTGGCTCACCTTCTTAAATATGATTCGGTCCATGGCCCGTTCCCCGGCAAGGTTGAGGTAGGCGACGGCGCAATCATCGTGAATGGCAAGCCCATCACCATCATAGCCGAGAGAAATCCCGAGCTTCTCCCGTGGAAAAAGATGAAGATCGACGTGGTCCTGGAAGCGACGGGCCTGTTCACGGCGCGCGAAAAGGCCGAACTCCACCTGAAGGCCGGCGCCAAGAAAGTCATCATCTCGGCTCCTGCCACCAACGAAGACATCACCATCGTCATGGGGGTCAACCATGACGCCTATGATCCTAAGAAGCACAACATCATTTCCAACGCCTCCTGCACCACGAACTGCCTCGCCCCCGTGGCAAAGGTTCTCCATGAAACCTTCGGCATCGAAAAAGGACTGGTCACCACGGTTCACTCCTACACCAACGACCAGCAGATTCTCGACCTTCCCCACAAGGACCTGCGTCGCGCCCGGGCCGCGGCCATGTCCATGATCCCGACCACCACCGGCGCCGCCAAGGCGGTCTCTCTCGTTCTTCCGGAGCTGAAAGGCAAACTTGACGGCATGGCCATTCGCGTCCCGACCCCCAACGTCTCGGTGGTCGACCTCGTGGTCACCCTCAAGAAGAAGACCGATGCCGAAAAAGTGAACGCAGCCCTCAAAAAAGCAGCCAAAGGAAGCCTCAAGGGAATCCTCAGATTCGAGGAAGAGCCCCTGGTCTCCATCGACTTCAACGGCACCACTCACTCCTCCATCGTTGACGCTCCGAGCACCAAGGTCATTGACGGCACCATGGTAAAGGTCCTTTCGTGGTATGACAACGAAACCGGTTTCTCCAACCGGGTCGTGGACCTGATGAAACTCATCGCGTCCAAGTAA
- the pgk gene encoding phosphoglycerate kinase (Converts 3-phospho-D-glycerate to 3-phospho-D-glyceroyl phosphate during the glycolysis pathway) has protein sequence MAIRYIDEIPELKGKKVFIRVDFNVPLDEHQNITEDTRIRAVLPTINFALDAGAKVILASHLGRPKGERKPKYSMTPAAKRLSRLLGKEVLLAPDCIGSEVRQMIDAMKSGDIIMLENVRFYEGEEKNDENFARELANGCEIYVNDAFAVSHRAHASVEAITAFFPVVAAGFLMKNEMNYFEKAMQKPIRPLVAILGGAKVSGKLEVLESLLNKVDKIIIGGGMAFTFLKALGYNVGKSLVEEDLIETARSTYAKAREKGIKFYLPVDCVAADRFNPEAETKVTTIQEIPEEWMALDIGPATVALFTEALQNAKTIIWNGPMGVFEMDAFSRGTFAMVTAVANSYALTIVGGGDTDSAVHRAGEYAKISYISTGGGAFLELLEGKKLPGIKVLEENGK, from the coding sequence ATGGCAATCCGCTATATTGACGAAATACCTGAACTTAAAGGCAAAAAGGTCTTCATCAGGGTCGACTTCAACGTTCCCCTGGACGAACATCAGAATATCACCGAAGACACGCGCATCAGGGCGGTCCTCCCCACCATCAACTTCGCCCTCGATGCCGGCGCGAAAGTGATTCTCGCTTCCCACCTGGGACGCCCCAAGGGGGAGCGCAAGCCCAAGTACTCCATGACCCCGGCGGCAAAGCGTCTCTCGCGGCTCCTGGGTAAAGAGGTACTCCTGGCGCCCGACTGCATCGGCAGCGAAGTTCGGCAGATGATCGACGCCATGAAATCCGGCGACATCATCATGCTGGAAAACGTACGCTTCTATGAGGGCGAGGAGAAAAACGACGAAAACTTTGCCCGCGAACTGGCCAACGGCTGCGAGATCTACGTGAACGACGCCTTTGCCGTCTCGCACCGGGCCCATGCGTCAGTTGAAGCGATAACAGCGTTCTTTCCGGTAGTTGCGGCCGGATTTCTCATGAAGAACGAAATGAACTACTTCGAAAAGGCAATGCAAAAGCCGATCCGCCCGCTGGTCGCCATCCTGGGCGGGGCAAAGGTTTCGGGCAAGCTGGAAGTTCTCGAAAGCCTGCTCAACAAGGTGGACAAAATCATCATCGGCGGAGGCATGGCATTCACTTTCCTGAAGGCCCTCGGCTACAACGTGGGCAAGTCGCTGGTGGAGGAGGATTTGATCGAAACGGCCCGCTCGACCTACGCCAAAGCCCGAGAAAAGGGGATCAAGTTCTACCTCCCCGTTGACTGCGTGGCTGCCGACCGGTTCAACCCCGAGGCCGAGACCAAGGTGACCACCATTCAGGAAATCCCCGAAGAGTGGATGGCGCTTGATATCGGTCCCGCCACGGTGGCCCTCTTCACCGAGGCGCTCCAGAACGCCAAGACCATCATCTGGAACGGCCCCATGGGGGTTTTCGAGATGGATGCCTTTTCCCGCGGGACCTTTGCCATGGTGACAGCCGTGGCCAACTCCTACGCCCTTACCATTGTCGGCGGCGGCGACACCGACTCGGCGGTCCACCGCGCCGGTGAATATGCCAAGATCAGCTACATCTCCACCGGCGGCGGCGCCTTTCTTGAGCTCCTCGAAGGCAAGAAACTCCCCGGCATCAAGGTGCTCGAAGAAAACGGAAAATAG
- the tpiA gene encoding triose-phosphate isomerase (Reversibly isomerizes the ketone sugar dihydroxyacetone phosphate to the aldehyde sugar glyceraldehyde-3-phosphate): protein MRTPVIAGNWKLFKKRAEARELVNGLAPLVKDVQGVEIIVAPVFTVLAAVKGALDGSAIKLAGQDCFWEEEGAYTGEISPGMLVDAGCSHVIIGHSERRQYFGETDETVNRKIKAALKAGLTAIACIGESLVEREAGTTFDVLRAQLNGGLAGLSAGDLKDVIIAYEPVWAIGTGKTATDAQAQEAHAFIRGVVSELLGKPAAEAVRILYGGSVKPENIKGLMTQPDIDGALVGGASLKADSFAAIASFSM from the coding sequence ATGAGAACACCCGTCATTGCAGGAAACTGGAAGCTGTTCAAAAAGCGCGCCGAGGCCCGTGAACTGGTCAATGGGCTTGCTCCGCTGGTGAAGGATGTGCAGGGGGTCGAAATCATCGTGGCTCCGGTTTTTACCGTGCTGGCCGCCGTAAAGGGCGCCCTGGACGGCTCAGCCATCAAGCTCGCTGGCCAGGACTGCTTCTGGGAAGAGGAAGGGGCTTACACCGGCGAGATTTCGCCGGGCATGCTCGTGGATGCCGGATGCAGCCATGTCATCATCGGCCATTCAGAGCGCCGCCAGTATTTCGGCGAAACCGATGAAACCGTGAATCGCAAGATCAAGGCCGCCCTCAAGGCAGGACTCACGGCCATTGCCTGCATCGGAGAATCCCTGGTAGAGCGCGAGGCGGGCACAACGTTCGACGTGCTGCGGGCACAGTTGAACGGCGGACTGGCCGGGCTTTCCGCCGGCGACCTCAAAGACGTCATCATTGCCTATGAGCCGGTATGGGCCATAGGCACCGGAAAAACCGCCACGGACGCCCAGGCCCAGGAAGCTCACGCCTTCATCAGGGGCGTAGTGTCCGAACTTCTCGGCAAACCGGCGGCAGAGGCGGTTCGCATCCTTTACGGAGGCAGCGTGAAGCCCGAGAACATCAAAGGGCTCATGACCCAACCCGATATCGACGGCGCACTGGTGGGAGGGGCCAGCCTCAAGGCGGACTCTTTTGCGGCCATTGCTTCATTCAGCATGTAA
- a CDS encoding preprotein translocase subunit SecG, giving the protein MMIFLTFLHILVCLALIGIVLLQSGKGAEMGASFGAGGSQSVFGASGGTTFLSKLTTAAAVIFMLTSLTLAYLSGRAETSSIMPAKGVSAPAPQPAAPPAQPQQSQPAPAQPAVPTPTPAAPAK; this is encoded by the coding sequence ATGATGATCTTTTTGACGTTTCTTCACATTCTCGTCTGTCTCGCGCTGATCGGCATCGTTTTGCTCCAGTCTGGCAAGGGAGCCGAAATGGGCGCATCGTTCGGTGCGGGCGGCAGCCAGTCGGTCTTCGGCGCCAGCGGAGGAACAACCTTCCTCAGCAAACTCACCACTGCCGCAGCCGTCATCTTCATGCTGACATCCCTTACCCTCGCGTACCTGTCCGGCCGCGCGGAAACCTCGTCCATCATGCCTGCCAAGGGTGTGTCGGCTCCGGCTCCCCAACCGGCTGCGCCGCCGGCGCAGCCTCAACAGAGCCAGCCAGCTCCCGCGCAACCGGCGGTCCCCACGCCGACACCGGCAGCACCGGCAAAATAG